A genomic stretch from Arachis stenosperma cultivar V10309 chromosome 3, arast.V10309.gnm1.PFL2, whole genome shotgun sequence includes:
- the LOC130970193 gene encoding zingipain-2-like, protein MTMMTTTSFIQFHQIIFFLLILTLWNSQVTMSRRLFESTCTRERHEKWMEEYGKVYKDGEEKERRFRIFKNNVEFIESFNGAGDKSFKLSVNRFADLSVEEFKASLNGLPKSNWPGTTMEFKTKPFRHENVTDIPETVDWRKRGVVTPIKDQGGCYSCWAFSTVASIEGIHKITTGKLVSLSEQELVDCVRGDTTGCKGGYMEDAFRFIVKKGGITSESNYPYKGVDKTCKANEKETRKHNVAKIKGFEKVPSNNEKALLKAVAKQPVSVYVQAGGDDFQFYSSGIFTGKCGIEPDHAVTVVGYGKAKDGTKYWIIKNSWGTDWGEKGYMRIERDIHAKEGLCGIANNPSYPII, encoded by the exons ATGACGATGATGACTACTACTTCGTTTATCCAATTTCaccaaataatttttttcttactCATTCTCACTTTATGGAACTCTCAAGTAACAATGTCACGCAGACTATTTGAGTCTACATGCACAAGAGAGAGACATGAGAAATGGATGGAAGAATATGGAAAAGTGTATAAGgatggtgaagagaaagaaagaaggttCCGAATATTCAAGAACAATGTTGAGTTCATTGAGTCCTTCAATGGGGCTGGGGACAAAAGTTTCAAGCTTAGTGTTAACCGATTTGCGGACCTAAGCGTTGAAGAGTTCAAGGCTTCTCTTAATGGCCTTCCCAAGAGTAATTGGCCGGGGACGACCATGGAATTCAAAACGAAGCCGTTTCGGCATGAGAATGTAACTGACATTCCAGAAACTGTGGACTGGAGGAAAAGAGGAGTTGTTACACCAATCAAGGACCAAGGCGGATGTt ATAGTTGTTGGGCGTTTTCAACTGTGGCCTCAATTGAAGGTATTCACAAAATAACTACAGGTAAATTGGTGTCTCTCTCAGAGCAAGAACTAGTAGATTGTGTCAGAGGCGACACAACAGGATGCAAAGGTGGTTATATGGAAGACGCATTTAGATTCATTGTAAAGAAAGGAGGAATAACGAGTGAGTCAAACTACCCTTACAAAGGAGTTGATAAGACTTGTAAGGCAAATGAGAAGGAAACAAGAAAACACAATGTAGCTAAGATAAAAGGGTTCGAGAAGGTTCCTTCCAATAACGAAAAGGCTCTTCTCAAAGCTGTGGCAAAACAACCAGTGTCGGTTTATGTTCAAGCTGGTGGGGAtgattttcaattttattccaGTGGTATTTTTACTGGGAAGTGTGGAATTGAGCCAGATCATGCCGTTACGGTAGTTGGTTATGGTAAAGCTAAGGATGGTACTAAGTATTGGATAATAAAGAATTCATGGGGTACTGATTGGGGAGAGAAAGGGTACATGAGGATAGAGAGAGATATTCATGCCAAAGAAGGGTTATGCGGAATTGCCAACAATCCCTCGTATCCAATTATTTAA
- the LOC130967884 gene encoding chaperone protein dnaJ C76, chloroplastic has protein sequence MAQLLSPVQNPSLSLCPRTTSSWRVMPNAANSWSFVTHNGNRRGFNFGRLRVAAEESFSTTDAVADDYYAVLGLLPDATPAQIKKAYYNCMKACHPDLSGNDPETTNFCTFINEVYAVLSDPVQRMVYDEIHGYSLTSINPFLDDSSPKDHAFVDEFSCIGCKNCANVAPDVFSIEEDFGRARVYSQCGNPELVQQAIDTCPVDCIHWTSAAQLSLLEDEMRRVERVNVALMLSGMGSASSDVFRMASSRWEKRQAKVLEQAKVRMMKQKGTDATNSYWDNLWAKPKEYQSSEEEVKERAKRAAAAARRWREYSRRGVDKPPTFKLPEAASSNDN, from the exons ATGGCTCAGTTACTCTCTCCAGTCCAAAATCCTTCACTGAGTCTGTGTCCAAGAACCACATCATCATGGCGTGTAATGCCAAACGCTGCAAATTCTTGGAGCTTCGTAACACACAATGGTAACAGAAGAGGCTTCAATTTTGGAAGGCTCAGAGTTGCCGCTGAGGAATCTTTTTCTACCACTGATGCTGTTGCTGATGACTATTATGCAGTTTTGGGCTTG CTTCCGGACGCTACACCGGCACAGATCAAGAAGGCCTATTATAATTGTATGAAAGCTTGTCACCCTGATTTGAGTGGCAATGACCCGGAGACTACAAATTTCTGCACATTCATCAATGAAGTCTATGCa GTGCTAAGCGATCCTGTTCAACGCATGGTTTACGACGAAATTCACGGCTATTCTTTGACATCAATAAATCCCTTCCTCGATGATTCTAGCCCAAAGGATCATGCTTTTGTTGATGAATTCAGCTGCATAG gatgcaaaaattgtgccaatGTGGCCCCTGATGTGTTTTCAATAGAAGAGGACTTTGGAAGAGCCAGAGTATACAGCCAATGTGGGAACCCTGAATTAGTTCAACAAGCAATTGATACttg cCCTGTTGACTGCATTCATTGGACTTCAGCTGCACAATTGTCACTACTTGAAGACGAGATGCGCCGTGTAGAGAGAGTTAAT GTTGCCCTAATGCTTTCTGGTATGGGGTCAGCATCAAGTGATGTTTTCAGAATG GCAAGTAGCAGATGGGAAAAGAGGCAAGCAAAAGTCTTG GAGCAAGCAAAAGTGAGAATGATGAAGCAGAAGGGTACTGATGCAACAAACTCATACTGGGACAACTTATGGGCAAAACCAAAAGAATACCAAAGTTCAG AGGAGGAAGTGAAAGAAAGAGCAAAAAgagctgctgctgctgctagAAGATGGAGGGAGTACTCAAGAAGGGGTGTTGATAAGCCTCCAACTTTTAAGCTTCCAGAAGCTGCCTCAAGCAACGACAACTGA
- the LOC130969477 gene encoding uncharacterized protein LOC130969477 gives MVGAEQVLKLLDSYWFETTILSNKALSKLDQYSHNKKVVEEGKEEEQVIHIKLIEEVAKAANNTLEFRSFSDQNLGYTASVFSDSPSPNSVLPLQKLRTIPSGTDVREFAVESSRIHENQRTVKRRRFKNRGNFYSSKSLTELEFQELKGFMDLGFVFTEEDRDSRLVSLIPGLQRLGREENEEQNKNDEIALVSNSKPYLSEAWDFYEQKEIRNISLFNWRVPVLGNENDMKHNLKSWAHTVASIVR, from the coding sequence atggtTGGTGCTGAACAAGTTCTGAAACTCCTAGACTCCTATTGGTTTGAGACTACAATCTTAAGCAACAAAGCCCTTTCAAAACTTGATCAATATTCCCATAATAAGAAGGTGGtggaagaaggaaaagaagaagaacaagtgATTCATATAAAGCTCATAGAAGAAGTTGCAAAAGCAGCTAATAATACACTTGAATTCAGGTCCTTCAGTGATCAAAACTTGGGATACACGGCATCTGTTTTCTCCGATTCGCCGTCGCCGAATTCCGTCCTCCCTTTACAGAAACTGAGGACAATTCCTTCCGGAACAGACGTAAGAGAATTCGCAGTGGAAAGTTCTAGAATCCATGAAAACCAACGCACTGTCAAAAGAAGAAGATTCAAGAACAGAGGCAATTTTTACAGCAGCAAGAGCTTAACGGAACTTGAGTTTCAGGAGCTGAAAGGGTTTATGGATTTGGGTTTTGTGTTCACTGAAGAAGATAGAGATTCAAGGTTGGTTTCTTTGATACCTGGGTTGCAAAGACTGGGAAGAGAAGAAAACGAAGAACAGAACAAAAACGATGAAATTGCTTTGGTTTCGAATTCTAAGCCTTATTTATCAGAGGCTTGGGATTTTTATGAACAAAAGGAGATTAGAAATATTTCATTGTTCAATTGGAGGGTGCCAGTTTTGGGAAATGAGAATGACATGAAGCACAATCTTAAGTCTTGGGCTCATACAGTTGCATCTATTGTAAGATAA